In Equus asinus isolate D_3611 breed Donkey chromosome 13, EquAss-T2T_v2, whole genome shotgun sequence, one DNA window encodes the following:
- the LOC106821984 gene encoding olfactory receptor 1A1-like: MGEENQSSNLDFILLGVSGQWEQEDFFFILFLFIYPITLIGNLLIILAIRSDIRLHNPMYFLLANLSFVDICFSSVTIPKMLANHLLGTKAISFGGCLTQMYFMIALANIDSYILAKMAYDRAVAISRPLHYTKIMSPRTYVLLVVGSWVVGNANSLPHTLVTAGLSFCGNQKVANFYCDIASLLKLSCSDVHFNVKMMYLGVGVFSVPLLCIIISYVRVFSTVLQVPSTKGVRKAFSTCGSHLTVVFLYYGTVMGMYFRPLTSYSLRDAVVTVIYIAVTPMLNPFIYSLRNCDMKAALGKLFNNGISS, translated from the coding sequence ATGGGAGAAGAAAACCAATCTTCTAACTTGGATTTCATCCTCCTGGGAGTTAGTGGTCAGTGGGAACAGGAAGATTTCTTCTTCATCCTCTTCTTATTCATTTACCCCATCACATTGATTGGAAACCTGCTCATCATCTTGGCCATTCGCTCTGACATTCGCCTTCACAACCCCATGTATTTTCTCCTTGCCAACCTCTCCTTTGTTGACATCTGCTTCTCCTCTGTAACCATTCCTAAGATGCTGGCCAATCATCTCTTGGGCACTAAAGCCATCTCCTTTGGAGGATGTCTAACACAGATGTATTTCATGATTGCCTTGGCTAACATAGATAGCTATATCTTGGCAAAAATGGCATATGATCGTGCTGTGGCCATCAGCCGCCCGCTTCATTACACAAAGATTATGAGCCCTCGAACTTATGTCCTGCTTGTTGTTGGCTCTTGGGTGGTTGGAAATGCCAATTCCCTCCCCCACACTCTGGTCACAGCTGGTCTGTCCTTCTGTGGAAACCAGAAAGTGGCAAACTTCTATTGTGACATTGCTTCTTTACTCAAGCTATCCTGTTCTGACGTCCACTTCAATGTGAAGATGATGTACCTAGGGGTTGGTGTTTTCTCTGTGCCATTACTATGCATCATCATCTCCTATGTACGGGTCTTTTCCACAGTCTTACAGGTTCCCTCCACCAAAGGTGTGCgtaaagccttctccacctgtggttCCCACCTCACAGTTGTTTTTTTGTATTATGGGACAGTCATGGGTATGTATTTCCGTCCTCTGACTAGTTACAGCCTAAGGGATGCAGTGGTGACTGTGATTTATATTGCGGTGACCCCAATGTTAAATCCTTTCATTTATAGTCTGAGAAATTGTGACATGAAGGCTGCCCTAGGGAAACTCTTCAACAATGGAATCTCCTCCTAA